The Nonlabens spongiae genome contains a region encoding:
- a CDS encoding LytR/AlgR family response regulator transcription factor, whose translation MNLKSIIVEDEQVSRDILKRYLEKYCPDIEVIEEASNVDEALALLRKEEIDLLFLDVEMPYGTAFDLLDKLGPRDFETVFVTAYDQYAKDALNQQAAYYLLKPIEIDELIKAVDIVKSIKKKEEDLNIGLTIKTAGKEQLHDKITIPTQEGFEVLPIKEIIYCAADDNYTHIHLKNDKKLVSKTLKHFDELLNDKGFCRIHKSYLINTSYVTAYVKGKGGSVKLDSIELPVSPSRKTTLFSYFE comes from the coding sequence ATGAACTTAAAATCCATAATTGTAGAAGACGAGCAAGTGTCTCGGGATATCTTAAAAAGATACCTAGAGAAATACTGTCCAGATATTGAAGTTATCGAAGAGGCGAGTAACGTGGACGAAGCGCTTGCTCTTTTGCGTAAAGAAGAAATCGACCTCTTATTCTTGGATGTAGAGATGCCTTACGGAACGGCTTTTGACCTTTTGGACAAGCTAGGACCTAGAGATTTTGAAACTGTTTTTGTTACTGCCTACGATCAATATGCCAAAGATGCTTTGAATCAGCAGGCGGCTTATTACCTATTAAAACCCATCGAGATTGATGAACTGATCAAGGCGGTGGACATCGTAAAATCCATCAAGAAAAAAGAAGAAGATCTCAATATAGGTCTCACAATAAAAACAGCGGGTAAGGAACAATTACACGACAAGATTACCATCCCGACTCAAGAAGGATTTGAGGTGTTACCTATCAAAGAAATCATCTACTGCGCTGCCGATGATAATTACACCCATATCCATTTGAAAAACGATAAGAAATTGGTTTCCAAAACGTTAAAACATTTTGACGAGCTTCTGAACGATAAGGGATTTTGTCGTATTCATAAATCCTACCTCATCAACACTTCCTATGTTACTGCTTATGTGAAAGGCAAAGGAGGCAGCGTAAAATTGGATTCCATCGAGTTGCCGGTGAGCCCTAGTCGCAAAACCACTTTATTCTCCTATTTTGAATAA
- a CDS encoding histidine kinase, translated as MKGIFIVFFLLFTIGLSGQSTQDRAEPRTSMVLKGRVLNEDGTPISGANIEGRLGRYTTTDARGYFSIPANMGEEVVIRGLGFETVYYRIKSLDDLEIRVQDQDEARYADLSFAQAMDSARFYFKKDSQKTADLLIAGLSNNPKKLKNTEQAQAYELLGDLYITQQQYDLAADSYEDAIQYKKSLSLSIKKAHALQRNGNYQEALKIFEDLRNQKSLDPKQRIAVFKGLASVYEAINSFQKSIDTYRELLENPLVLENRTLTTNLKTELASVYNKAGRKVEAQQLINESITVSEAASPVLNIAAKSNAAQFYNANQNYEEEINLRRQNIDQINALKEKKTNLKTISSDTITAFEPASSESSEMTNGYLEDADLEEVVIVQDMVAEEPTVQGEQFKIGAALKNLNKDSEALEYFKSSLEEAKANNDLEVQKEASRELYEIYRKRGYSRKALDYNDTYVAAVDALYAEKENELEENARRTKELLARQNRIDNLEKDRRLTENKLALINAENQLTEETNQRQQWVIYSLVALSLLLISLAFFMYRNNRQQKVNNRLLALKSLRSQMNPHFIFNALNSVNSYISLNDERAANKYLADFSKLMRNVLENSELDFIPLQKELELLKLYLKLEHERFKDQFNYEVTIAPEVKELDLEVPPMLLQPIIENAVWHGLRYKKEKGLLSVKVTKLSAQKIEVEIIDDGIGREKSKVLKTEHQKKRTSKGLGNIENRVALLNELHDYHIDMKVEDAGLSPDVGTRVVVVMNGKTKI; from the coding sequence GAGAAGAGGTCGTGATACGTGGGCTGGGTTTTGAAACCGTGTATTATCGCATAAAAAGTCTGGACGATCTTGAGATACGCGTGCAGGATCAAGATGAGGCTCGTTATGCAGACTTGAGCTTTGCGCAGGCGATGGACAGCGCGAGATTCTACTTTAAAAAAGACTCTCAAAAAACAGCTGATCTGCTCATTGCAGGACTTTCAAACAATCCGAAAAAATTAAAAAATACAGAGCAGGCCCAGGCTTATGAGCTTTTGGGAGATTTGTACATCACGCAACAGCAATATGATCTGGCCGCAGATAGCTATGAAGATGCGATTCAATATAAAAAGTCGCTATCGCTTTCCATAAAAAAAGCCCACGCTCTTCAACGCAACGGAAACTATCAGGAAGCCTTAAAAATTTTTGAAGATCTAAGAAACCAAAAATCACTTGATCCCAAGCAGCGTATTGCAGTTTTTAAAGGTCTCGCAAGTGTTTATGAAGCCATCAACAGCTTTCAAAAATCCATCGATACCTACAGAGAATTGTTGGAGAATCCGCTGGTTTTAGAAAATAGAACGCTTACCACAAATCTTAAAACAGAGCTTGCCTCTGTCTACAATAAAGCAGGCCGAAAAGTCGAGGCGCAGCAACTGATCAATGAGTCCATAACCGTGTCTGAAGCGGCAAGCCCAGTTCTAAATATCGCCGCAAAGTCTAATGCCGCTCAATTTTATAATGCTAACCAGAATTATGAGGAAGAGATCAATTTGAGGCGTCAAAATATAGACCAGATCAACGCTTTAAAAGAGAAAAAAACCAATTTAAAAACCATTTCGAGCGACACAATAACTGCCTTTGAACCAGCTAGTTCAGAATCGTCTGAAATGACAAATGGCTATCTAGAAGATGCAGATCTAGAAGAAGTTGTTATCGTTCAAGATATGGTCGCTGAAGAACCGACAGTCCAAGGCGAGCAATTTAAAATAGGTGCTGCGCTGAAAAACCTCAACAAAGACTCCGAAGCGCTGGAATATTTCAAAAGCAGTTTAGAAGAAGCTAAAGCAAACAATGATCTCGAAGTGCAAAAAGAAGCCTCTCGAGAACTTTACGAAATCTACAGGAAGCGTGGATACTCCAGAAAAGCGCTGGATTACAATGATACGTATGTTGCGGCCGTAGATGCACTCTACGCCGAAAAAGAAAATGAACTGGAAGAAAACGCAAGAAGGACCAAAGAACTCCTCGCTCGCCAGAATCGCATCGACAACCTAGAGAAAGACCGTCGCCTAACTGAAAATAAATTGGCCTTGATCAATGCAGAAAATCAACTCACCGAGGAAACCAACCAGCGGCAACAATGGGTGATCTACTCACTCGTTGCGCTTAGTTTGTTATTGATTTCGCTCGCATTTTTCATGTACCGCAACAATCGACAGCAAAAGGTGAACAATAGGCTACTCGCCCTCAAGTCCTTACGCAGCCAGATGAATCCGCATTTTATTTTTAATGCGCTCAATTCTGTGAATAGCTACATTTCTTTGAACGATGAGCGCGCCGCGAATAAATACCTCGCCGATTTCTCCAAACTCATGCGCAACGTTTTGGAGAATTCTGAGCTGGATTTCATTCCGTTACAGAAAGAACTGGAATTGCTCAAGCTTTATTTAAAATTGGAACATGAACGATTCAAAGATCAGTTTAACTACGAGGTTACGATCGCTCCAGAGGTAAAAGAACTTGACCTTGAAGTACCACCTATGCTATTGCAACCCATAATAGAAAATGCCGTTTGGCATGGTTTACGTTACAAAAAGGAAAAAGGATTGCTGAGTGTAAAAGTCACTAAGCTATCGGCTCAGAAAATTGAAGTTGAGATCATAGATGACGGCATAGGTCGAGAAAAATCAAAAGTCCTGAAAACTGAGCATCAAAAAAAACGTACCTCAAAAGGTCTCGGAAACATCGAGAACCGTGTTGCCTTGCTCAATGAGCTCCATGATTACCACATCGACATGAAAGTGGAAGATGCCGGCTTGAGTCCTGATGTAGGGACGAGGGTTGTGGTTGTGATGAATGGTAAAACCAAAATCTAA